One genomic window of Pagrus major chromosome 22, Pma_NU_1.0 includes the following:
- the LOC141018078 gene encoding gamma-aminobutyric acid receptor subunit rho-1-like → MPLTEAPHGKNGSPIFKRSPDITKAWGSSTDRLLRIEDHDFTMRPGFGGPAVPVGVDVQVESLDAISEVDMDFTMTLYLRHYWKDERLAFKSNHNQSMTFDSRLVKKIWVPDMFFVHSKRSFTHDTTTDNVMLRVYPDGKVLYSLRVTVTAMCSMDLSRFPLDTQTCSLEIESYAYTDDDLMLYWKEGNRSLNTDKGISLSQFLIQEFHTTTRLAFYSSTGWYNRLYINFTLRRHIFFFLLQTYFPATLMVMLSWVSFWIDRRAVPARVPLGITTVLTMSTIITGVNASMPRVSYIKAVDIYLWVSFVFVFLSVIEYAAVNYLSTLQERKERKLRERLPCTCGMAHPGMMSASYSEVDANTTGNYGMPEENGVKRERMLVQLAMESDQVTGHVGSGTYSNAWIDTHAIDKYSRVIFPGSYILFNIIYWSIYS, encoded by the exons TCCCATCTTCAAGAGGAGTCCAGATATAACTAAAGCCTGGGGTTCGAGCACAGATCGGCTGCTGAGGATAGAGGACCATGACTTTACAATGCGACCAGGATTTGGAG GGCCTGCAGTCCCAGTTGGAGTGGATGTTCAGGTTGAAAGTTTGGATGCTATTTCAGAGGTTGATATG GACTTTACTATGACCCTGTATCTGAGGCACTACTGGAAAGATGAACGTCTGGCCTTTAAAAGCAACCACAACCAGAGCATGACCTTCGATAGCCGCCTGGTGAAGAAAATCTGGGTACCTGACATGTTTTTTGTCCATTCTAAGAGGTCCTTCACCCATGACACCACCACTGACAACGTCATGCTGAGAGTTTACCCAGATGGCAAAGTCCTTTACAGCCTCAG GGTGACGGTCACAGCCATGTGTAGCATGGACCTGAGCCGCTTCCCTCTCGATACTCAGACGTGCTCTTTGGAGATAGAGAGCT ATGCATACACAGATGATGACCTGATGCTCTACTGGAAGGAAGGGAACCGGTCATTAAACACAGACAAGGGGATTTCTCTCTCCCAGTTTCTGATCCAGGAGTTCCACACCACCACAAGGCTGGCCTTTTACAGCAGCACAG GCTGGTACAACCGTCTGTACATCAACTTTACTCTGCGGCGTCACATCTTCTTTTTCCTGCTGCAGACCTACTTCCCTGCCACTCTCATGGTCATGCTGTCCTGGGTGTCCTTCTGGATCGACCGCAGGGCCGTTCCTGCCAGAGTGCCACTGG GTATAACGACGGTGCTCACCATGTCCACCATCATTACCGGAGTCAACGCTTCCATGCCCAGGGTGTCATACATCAAAGCAGTGGACATTTACCTGTGGGTcagttttgtctttgtgttcCTGTCGGTGATAGAATACGCCGCAGTCAACTACCTGTCTACTCTACAAGAACGCAAGGAGAGGAAACTCAGAGAGAGG CTGCCGTGTACTTGTGGCATGGCTCATCCTGGCATGATGTCAGCCAGCTACAGTGAGGTTGATGCCAACACAACAGGGAATTATGGCATGCCAGAAGAGAACGGGGTGAAACGCGAGAGGATGCTGGTGCAGCTGGCGATGGAGAGCGACCAGGTCACTGGCCATGTTGGCAGCGGCACCTACAGCAACGCCTGGATTGATACACATGCCATAGATAAGTACTCCCGGGTCATCTTTCCTGGATCTTACATCCTCTTCAACATCATCTACTGGTCTATCTACTCCTAA
- the LOC141018469 gene encoding peptidase M20 domain-containing protein 2-like, translating to MCDRAELLLQLKHRVGCCIDGAGPRLHTLSQDIWSCPELAYEETKAHDRLVAFFSQEEGWTIDSHFKLETAFRATWGAAGSDVVSLGFLCEYDALPGIGHACGHNLIAEVGAAAALGLRAVLEDTQELPVQVQVTVLGTPAEEDGGGKIDLLREGVFDDMDVVFMAHPLQDDAPYLPLVAEHDVTIKYHGKASHASAYPWEGVNALDAAVLCYNNLSVLRQQMKPDWRVHGIIKHGGVKPNIIPAYTELEYYLRTPSRAELQVLKGKAEMCFRSAAVATGCEVEVEYARNAFDNILRNKTLEDLYEDNGKALGMEFTTDEEVLNNASGSTDFGNVSFAVPGIHPYFYIGSKALNHTEEYTVASGDDRAQFFTLRTAKALAMTALDVLLHPELLQKVKQEFTEAKLKEDRKLAGEHTEQAAKRC from the exons ATGTGtgacagagcagagctgctgctgcagctgaagcaCAGAGTCGGCTGCTGTATAGATGGAGCCGGGCCGAGGCTCCACACACTCAGCCAGGACATATGGAGCTGTCCGGAGCTGGCTTATGAGGAAACCAAGGCTCATGACAGACTGGTCGCGTTCTTCAGTCAGGAGGAAGGCTGGACGATCGACAGTCACTTCAAACTAGAGACTGCCTTCAGGGCCACCTGGGGAGCTGCAGGCAGCGACGTGGTCAGCCTGGGTTTCCTGTGTGAGTACGACGCCCTGCCTGGTATCGGACACGCGTGTGGACACAACCTGATAGCTGAGGTCGGAGCTGCTGCGGCTCTGGGGCTCAGAGCTGTGCTGGAGGACACACAGGAGCTCCCGGTGCAGGTGCAG GTGACAGTGCTGGGGACACCAGCTGAGGAGGACGGTGGAGGTAAAATAGACCTGTTGAGGGAGGGAGTCTTTGATGATATGGATGTAGTGTTCATGgcccaccccctgcaggacgACGCTCCTTATCTCCCACTTGTGGCTGAACACGA TGTGACTATAAAGTATCATGGTAAGGCCTCGCATGCCTCAGCCTACCCCTGGGAGGGAGTCAATGCACTGGACGCAGCTGTGCTGTGCTACAACAACCTGTCTGTGCTCCGACAGCAGATGAAGCCAGACTGGAGAGTTCATG GTATCATAAAGCATGGTGGTGTGAAACCAAACATCATCCCTGCCTACACTGAGCTGGAGTACTATCTGAGAACCCCGTCACGTGCTGAGCTTCAAGTCCTGAAGGGAAAAGCTGAGATGTGTTTTAGATCAGCTGCTGTAGCAACTGGCTGTGAG GTGGAAGTGGAGTATGCAAGAAATGCTTTTGACAACATATTGCGAAATAAAACACTAGAAGATTTGTATGAGGATAATGGCAAGGCTCTGGGGATGGAATTCACCACAGATGAAGAAGTCCTCAACAATGCTTCTG GCTCTACAGATTTTGGCAATGTGTCGTTTGCAGTTCCTGGGATCCATCCATACTTCTACATTGGTTCTAAGGCCCTGAACCACACAGAGGAATACACTGTAGCCTCTG GTGATGACCGAGCTCAGTTCTTTACTCTGAGGACAGCGAAGGCTCTGGCCATGACAGCCCTGGATGTGCTGCTTCAtccagagctgctgcagaaggTGAAGCAGGAGTTCACCGAGGCCAAACTGAAGGAGGACAGGAAGCTGGCAGGAGAGCACACAGAGCAGGCTGCTAAACGCTGTTGA